From one Planococcus citri chromosome 3, ihPlaCitr1.1, whole genome shotgun sequence genomic stretch:
- the LOC135839327 gene encoding uncharacterized protein LOC135839327 produces the protein MFNSLKGKFQQVQDGISASIRNLKIKDEKSNTSSAPDVNYYAGADIVLKNEEIWKEIRSQSEKNIQKAELTDKQVTELNTKIKHQLQCIQEINHFFATLPEFTKKIENISNDLDTLQKHILEVEDFLVVFEDIVEDEEMKQNEIDERFKFASYIERKSTETDLLKKELSDQFTEKLQAKEKKLQSTMKERQELFNMAFQQDMQLYKESGIVPKIPTTKAKENIKTVSLEDVVIEDDLGSLDDFVNS, from the exons ATGTTCAACAGtttgaaaggaaaatttcaacaagtaCAAGATGGGATCTCCGCCAG TATTCGTAATCTGAAAATCAAAGATGAAAAGTCAAACACGTCATCAGCTCCAGATGTGAATTACTACGCCGGAGCTGATATTGTACTAAAGAATGAAGAAATCTGGAAAGAGATCCGATCTCAGTCggagaaaaatatacaaaaagcTGAG CTTACAGATAAACAAGTCACCGAACTCAACACCAAAATAAAACACCAACTTCAATGTATCCAagaaatcaatcattttttcgcTACTTTACCAGAATTCACgaagaaaatagaaaacataTCGAACGATTTAG ATACTCTGCAGAAACATATACTCGAAGTAGAAGATTTTCTAGTGGTGTTCGAAGATATTGTCGAAGATGAAGAAATGAAACAGAATGAAATTGATGAACGATTCAAGTTTGCTAGTTACATTGAACGGAAATCAACTGAAACTGATttactgaaaa AAGAGTTATCTGATCAGTTTACCGAAAAACTTCAAGCAAAAGAAAAGAAGCTCCAGAGTACGATGAAAGAGAGACAAGAATTGTTCAATATGGCTTTTCAGCAAGACATGCAATTATACAAGGAGTCCGGTATCGTTCCAAAAATTCCTACCACCAAAG CGAAAGAAAACATCAAAACGGTTTCACTCGAAGATGTGGTTATCGAAGACGACTTGGGTAGTTTGGATGACTTTGTGAATAGCTGA